Proteins from one Hemiscyllium ocellatum isolate sHemOce1 chromosome 6, sHemOce1.pat.X.cur, whole genome shotgun sequence genomic window:
- the LOC132816697 gene encoding alpha-(1,3)-fucosyltransferase 4-like, protein MLLTRVTRCVLIMRRRLCQRLSLALSVAILLSFYKSVQDIPQVILPHSLQKRIGVSKTPPTVTVLIWWYPFGKKTNIRDCNTLFKISGCRLTTNRQLYPVSQAVIIHHRDLTGNGSQLPAERRPSFQRWVWMNFESPTHSSGLEKLNGVFNWTVSYKRNADIFIPYGYLYPKKRAGRRVVLPAKSKLVAWVISNWNEEHDRVKYYHQLSQYVHIDVYGKYHNDLQNNNVVQTVSRYKFYLAFENSQHVDYITEKLWRNALMSAAVPIVLGPSRANYEQYIPPDSFIHVNDFSNPKKLAEYLLFLDKNESRYQKYFDWKRLYSVHLTTFWEEPYCKVCQAVKSAKANYNTISNLASWFQ, encoded by the coding sequence ATGTTGCTCACAAGAGTGACTCGATGCGTATTAATTATGCGCAGACGCTTGTGCCAGCGGCTGTCTTTGGCTCTTTCCGTGGCCATCCTGCTAAGCTTTTACAAATCTGTGCAAGACATTCCTCAGGTCATTCTTCCACATTCTTTACAGAAAAGAATCGGAGTCAGTAAAACGCCTCCGACCGTGACTGTGCTCATCTGGTGGTATCCATTCGGTAAGAAAACCAATATCCGGGACTGTAATACTCTGTTCAAGATCAGCGGCTGTCGGTTAACAACAAATCGGCAACTCTACCCCGTTTCGCAGGCTGTGATCATCCATCATCGAGATTTAACAGGAAATGGAAGCCAGCTCCCTGCAGAGCGGAGACCGTCTTTCCAGAGGTGGGTTTGGATGAATTTCGAGTCTCCCACTCACTCCTCAGGTCTAGAAAAACTTAATGGCGTCTTTAACTGGACTGTGTCATACAAACGAAACGCTGACATCTTTATTCCGTATGGATACCTCTATCCCAAAAAGAGAGCAGGAAGGAGGGTAGTACTACCCGCCAAAAGTAAATTGGTAGCTTGGGTCATCAGCAACTGGAATGAGGAGCATGACCGGGTTAAATATTACCACCAACTCAGTCAATATGTTCACATCGATGTTTATGGAAAATATCACAATGATCTACAGAATAACAACGTTGTTCAGACTGTATCACGTTATAAATTTTATCTGGCTTTCGAAAATTCGCAACACGTGGACTACATAACTGAAAAGCTCTGGAGAAATGCCCTAATGTCTGCTGCCGTGCCGATAGTTCTAGGGCCTAGCAGAGCCAATTATGAACAGTATATTCCACCTGATTCTTTTATCCATGTAAATGATTTCTCGAATCCTAAAAAGCTGGCTGAGTATTTGTTATTTTTGGATAAAAATGAAAGTCGCTATCAGAAGTATTTCGATTGGAAAAGGTTATACAGTGTGCATCTGACAACTTTTTGGGAGGAGCCCTACTGCAAAGTATGTCAGGCAGTCAAAAGTGCCAAGGCTAACTATAATACTATCTCAAATCTGGCCAGTTGGTTCCAATGA